In Ectothiorhodospiraceae bacterium 2226, a single window of DNA contains:
- a CDS encoding alpha-ketoacid dehydrogenase subunit beta: MAEMMYWEAIRRAHDEEMARDPLVICMGEDIGVAGGTYKATQGLFDKYGPERVIDTPISENGYTGLGIGASFIGVRPIIEIMSVNFAWLATDQIINTAAKVRYMSGGQLTAPVVIRSPGGTAHQLGAQHSARMEKVFMGIAGLRVVTPSNAKQAYGLLKSAVRCDDPVFINEHELMYNMKGEVPDGEFFHPLEGSEVARKGKDITLFGYNVSVHWCLQAAEILAKQHGIDAEVVDLYSLAPLDREGIKNSVSKTHRALIAEEAEAPVGVGSEVMAIINEECFFELDAPPVRVSAANVPVPYNHTLEKAAIPNAKSVVDAALKLLGKA; this comes from the coding sequence ATGGCCGAGATGATGTATTGGGAAGCCATCCGTCGTGCCCACGACGAGGAGATGGCGCGCGACCCGCTGGTGATCTGCATGGGCGAGGACATCGGCGTCGCCGGCGGTACCTACAAGGCCACGCAGGGTCTGTTCGACAAGTACGGCCCGGAGCGCGTGATCGACACCCCGATCTCCGAAAACGGTTACACCGGCCTCGGCATCGGCGCCTCGTTCATCGGCGTGCGCCCGATCATCGAGATCATGTCGGTGAACTTCGCGTGGCTCGCTACCGACCAGATCATCAACACCGCCGCCAAAGTGCGCTACATGTCGGGCGGGCAGTTGACCGCCCCGGTGGTGATCCGCTCGCCGGGCGGCACCGCGCATCAGCTCGGCGCGCAGCACTCGGCGCGCATGGAGAAGGTGTTCATGGGCATCGCCGGCCTGCGCGTAGTCACGCCGAGCAACGCCAAGCAGGCCTACGGTCTGCTGAAGTCCGCGGTGCGCTGCGACGACCCCGTGTTCATCAACGAACACGAGCTCATGTACAACATGAAGGGCGAGGTGCCGGACGGCGAGTTCTTCCATCCGCTGGAAGGCTCCGAGGTCGCGCGCAAGGGCAAGGACATCACTCTGTTCGGTTACAACGTCTCGGTGCACTGGTGCCTGCAGGCGGCCGAGATCCTGGCCAAGCAGCACGGCATCGATGCCGAGGTGGTGGACCTGTATTCGCTGGCGCCGCTCGATCGCGAGGGCATCAAGAACTCCGTCAGCAAGACGCACCGCGCGCTCATCGCCGAAGAGGCCGAGGCGCCGGTCGGCGTGGGCTCCGAGGTCATGGCCATCATCAACGAAGAGTGCTTCTTCGAGCTGGACGCGCCGCCGGTGCGCGTGTCGGCGGCCAACGTGCCCGTGCCGTACAACCACACCCTGGAGAAGGCCGCTATCCCCAACGCCAAGAGCGTGGTGGACGCCGCCCTCAAGCTGCTGGGCAAGGCTTAA
- a CDS encoding FAD-dependent oxidoreductase, which produces MADPHVIKMPQLSDTMTEGVVVSWEKNIGDKISRGDIVATVETDKAIMDVEVFREGYLSGPIAPVDAVVPVGEAICYLVASEAEVQHGEAAPAAAPAPEQEAPQDAAEEGAGQPADTSAAQEPAGATHTIKMPQLSDTMTEGVVVSWEKQPGDKISRGDIVATVETDKAIMDVEVFREGYLSGPIAPVDAVVPVGGPLAYLVAEEGQVVREEAAPVGAPAKAAAPAAAAAPEAAPEPAPAAPRATGAKPAPRPDNKQASPYARRLAAELHVNLNNLKGTGAEGVIVGADVLRAQPIERPTELAQPVPAHALPEIQVPGHGRRMTAMERAVAHSMTASLTMPTFRVSVNAQPGPIIKAAKKKGVSVTVAIAKACALAVAKHPSINWAYQPVDKLVERDNVDIGMAVSAEGGGLVVPVLRHCESRSLEELNTDWKGLVDRARKRRLAPEEYANPTFMVSNMGMMGVSYFDAIPTPGTAAILAIAAAGPEGMPLTVTADHRVVNGAEVALYLNTLKGYLENPESWMGPLGPAIPEGDWDYDVLVIGGGPGGEDCARDLAGHGLKVAMINDAPFPGGECLWRGCIPSKAWRAAADRIRDRAHDAHLGVEGTTDAKLNWKALEATRRNVLETRGDMALKTDKGVKIDVIHGFAWFETEHRVFVDQSGNLDDPHKRAPQGDGSKGRHLSFGCAVIATGAPPFVPPIPGAREGVETGGVLTSDTVWDLPKPPKRLGIIGGGAIGVEMAQIFQDFGCEVVMLEGRDRILAEVEPEVAKQLIAVLDADPNLTVRTNAKVVDITGKPGAMTLRFQVPREEGTGGEQEEAYQCDYVLMATGKRPVLEPLRLENAGVAVEHGVVKADVRCRTSVSHIFAVGDVIGGLMLAHTAGQQGRVAAATILGEDMRYREEKDSGVIFTRPQAAFVGLSSEQAKARGIDAVEVKTPMSIDAKAMINNETHGLIKIVADKATHKIVGVHFLADHADTLIGQGVMMVSGEMTLEQVAEAIHPHPTQTELFGELARRLLSRLRRSAKQAARVG; this is translated from the coding sequence ATGGCAGATCCGCACGTCATCAAAATGCCCCAGCTCTCGGACACCATGACCGAGGGCGTGGTGGTGAGTTGGGAAAAGAACATCGGCGACAAGATCTCGCGCGGTGACATCGTCGCCACGGTGGAGACCGACAAGGCGATCATGGACGTGGAGGTGTTCCGCGAGGGCTACCTCTCCGGCCCCATCGCGCCGGTGGATGCGGTCGTGCCGGTGGGCGAGGCGATCTGCTATTTGGTCGCGAGCGAAGCCGAGGTGCAGCACGGCGAGGCCGCCCCGGCCGCCGCGCCCGCGCCTGAGCAGGAGGCCCCGCAGGACGCCGCCGAGGAAGGCGCCGGTCAGCCCGCGGACACCTCCGCCGCGCAGGAACCCGCCGGTGCCACCCACACCATCAAGATGCCGCAGCTCTCCGACACCATGACCGAGGGCGTGGTGGTCAGCTGGGAGAAGCAGCCCGGCGACAAGATCTCGCGCGGCGACATCGTGGCGACGGTTGAGACCGACAAGGCGATCATGGACGTGGAGGTGTTCCGCGAGGGCTACCTCTCCGGCCCCATTGCGCCGGTCGATGCCGTGGTGCCGGTCGGCGGCCCCCTGGCGTACCTGGTGGCCGAGGAAGGGCAGGTGGTGCGCGAAGAGGCGGCCCCGGTGGGCGCGCCCGCCAAGGCCGCCGCGCCTGCAGCGGCAGCCGCGCCTGAGGCGGCGCCGGAGCCCGCACCCGCGGCGCCGCGCGCCACCGGCGCGAAGCCCGCGCCGCGCCCGGACAACAAGCAGGCCTCGCCCTATGCGCGGCGCCTGGCGGCCGAGCTGCACGTCAATCTGAACAACCTCAAGGGCACCGGTGCCGAGGGCGTGATCGTCGGCGCCGACGTGCTGCGCGCGCAGCCCATCGAGCGGCCCACTGAGCTCGCGCAGCCGGTGCCGGCGCACGCCCTGCCCGAGATCCAGGTGCCCGGCCACGGCCGGCGCATGACGGCCATGGAGCGCGCGGTCGCGCACTCCATGACCGCCTCGCTCACCATGCCCACCTTCCGCGTGTCGGTGAACGCGCAGCCCGGCCCGATCATCAAGGCGGCCAAGAAGAAGGGCGTGTCGGTCACCGTGGCCATCGCCAAGGCCTGCGCGCTGGCGGTCGCCAAGCACCCGTCCATCAACTGGGCCTACCAGCCGGTGGACAAGCTGGTCGAGCGCGACAACGTGGACATCGGCATGGCCGTGTCCGCCGAGGGCGGTGGTCTGGTGGTGCCGGTGCTGCGCCACTGCGAGTCGCGCTCGCTGGAAGAACTGAACACGGATTGGAAGGGCCTCGTGGACCGCGCGCGCAAGCGCCGCCTGGCCCCCGAGGAGTACGCCAACCCCACCTTCATGGTGTCCAACATGGGCATGATGGGGGTGAGCTACTTCGACGCCATCCCGACGCCCGGCACCGCGGCCATCCTGGCCATCGCGGCGGCCGGCCCCGAGGGCATGCCGCTCACCGTCACCGCCGACCACCGCGTGGTGAACGGCGCCGAGGTGGCGCTCTACCTCAATACCCTGAAGGGCTACTTGGAAAATCCCGAAAGCTGGATGGGCCCGCTCGGCCCCGCCATTCCCGAAGGGGACTGGGACTACGACGTGCTGGTGATCGGCGGCGGTCCCGGCGGCGAAGACTGCGCGCGCGATCTCGCCGGCCACGGCCTCAAGGTCGCCATGATAAACGACGCCCCGTTCCCGGGCGGCGAGTGCCTGTGGCGCGGCTGCATCCCCTCCAAGGCCTGGCGCGCGGCGGCCGACCGCATCCGCGACCGCGCGCACGACGCGCACCTGGGCGTGGAAGGCACCACCGACGCCAAGCTCAACTGGAAGGCCCTGGAGGCCACCCGCCGCAACGTGCTCGAGACGCGCGGCGACATGGCCCTCAAGACCGACAAGGGCGTCAAGATCGACGTCATCCACGGCTTCGCCTGGTTCGAGACCGAGCATCGCGTGTTCGTCGACCAGAGCGGCAACCTGGACGACCCGCACAAGCGCGCCCCGCAGGGCGACGGCTCCAAGGGCCGGCACCTGAGCTTCGGTTGCGCGGTGATCGCCACCGGCGCGCCGCCGTTCGTGCCGCCGATCCCCGGCGCGCGCGAAGGCGTGGAGACCGGCGGCGTACTCACCTCCGACACCGTGTGGGATCTGCCCAAGCCGCCCAAGCGCCTCGGCATCATCGGCGGCGGCGCCATCGGCGTGGAGATGGCGCAGATCTTCCAGGACTTCGGCTGCGAGGTCGTGATGCTGGAAGGGCGCGACCGCATCCTGGCCGAGGTCGAGCCCGAGGTCGCCAAGCAGCTCATCGCGGTGCTGGACGCCGACCCGAACCTCACCGTGCGCACCAATGCCAAGGTGGTGGATATCACCGGCAAGCCGGGCGCCATGACCCTGCGTTTCCAGGTTCCCCGAGAGGAGGGGACAGGGGGCGAGCAGGAAGAGGCCTACCAGTGCGACTACGTGCTGATGGCCACCGGCAAGCGCCCGGTGCTCGAGCCGCTGCGTCTCGAGAACGCCGGCGTCGCGGTGGAGCACGGCGTGGTGAAGGCCGACGTGCGCTGCCGCACCTCGGTGTCGCACATCTTCGCCGTGGGTGACGTCATCGGCGGCCTGATGCTCGCGCACACCGCCGGCCAGCAGGGTCGCGTGGCGGCCGCCACCATCCTGGGCGAGGACATGCGCTACCGCGAGGAGAAGGACAGCGGCGTGATCTTCACCCGCCCGCAGGCCGCCTTCGTGGGCCTCTCCAGCGAGCAGGCCAAGGCGCGCGGCATCGACGCCGTCGAGGTCAAGACGCCGATGAGCATCGACGCCAAGGCGATGATCAACAATGAGACCCACGGCCTCATCAAGATCGTCGCCGACAAGGCCACCCACAAGATCGTCGGCGTGCACTTCCTCGCCGACCACGCCGACACCCTCATCGGCCAGGGCGTGATGATGGTCAGCGGCGAGATGACCCTCGAGCAGGTCGCCGAGGCCATCCACCCGCACCCCACCCAGACCGAGCTGTTTGGCGAGCTGGCGCGGCGGTTGTTGTCGCGGTTGCGGCGGAGTGCTAAGCAGGCGGCGCGGGTGGGGTAG
- the pdhA gene encoding pyruvate dehydrogenase (acetyl-transferring) E1 component subunit alpha produces MNAADKKRLLREMLFARRFEERCYEAYVERKIGGFLHLYSGQEACAHGVMEAARPGYDYVITGYRDHVHAIKCGSDPKEVMAELFAKETGSSKGRGGSMHIFDVEKRFMGGYALVGGPFPLAAGMAKAIKLKGGDEISICFLGDAANNQGTFHETLNMAKVWELPVLFVCENNLYGIGTRIDRSTAVIEQHKRVCGYDIPSAQADGQDIEAVFKAAKKAVDHVRSGKGPYFLELMTYRYRGHSMSDSNAYRTKEEQEAWSQRDPIIILRDRLIKAGEMTLEQYEALDKEVIDEIENEVIKFAEESPEPKVEELEKYVLAENDPYVRGEAR; encoded by the coding sequence ATGAACGCTGCGGACAAGAAACGCTTGCTGCGCGAGATGCTGTTCGCGCGCCGCTTCGAAGAGCGTTGCTACGAGGCCTACGTCGAACGCAAGATCGGCGGCTTTTTGCATCTCTACTCCGGGCAGGAAGCCTGTGCACACGGCGTCATGGAAGCCGCGCGACCGGGTTACGACTACGTCATCACCGGTTATCGCGATCACGTGCACGCCATCAAGTGCGGTTCGGACCCGAAAGAAGTGATGGCCGAGCTGTTCGCCAAAGAGACCGGCTCCAGCAAGGGCCGCGGCGGCTCCATGCACATCTTCGATGTCGAGAAGCGCTTCATGGGCGGCTACGCGCTGGTGGGCGGGCCGTTCCCGCTCGCCGCGGGCATGGCCAAGGCCATCAAGCTCAAGGGCGGCGACGAGATCTCGATCTGCTTTCTGGGCGATGCGGCCAACAACCAGGGCACCTTCCACGAAACGCTGAACATGGCGAAGGTGTGGGAGCTGCCGGTGTTGTTCGTGTGCGAGAACAACCTGTACGGCATCGGCACGCGCATCGACCGCTCCACCGCGGTCATCGAACAGCACAAGCGCGTGTGCGGTTACGACATCCCTTCCGCGCAGGCCGACGGGCAGGACATCGAGGCGGTGTTCAAGGCCGCCAAGAAGGCGGTCGACCACGTGCGCTCCGGCAAGGGCCCGTACTTCCTCGAGCTGATGACCTACCGTTATCGCGGTCACTCCATGTCCGACTCCAATGCCTACCGCACCAAGGAAGAGCAGGAGGCCTGGAGCCAGCGCGACCCGATCATCATTCTGCGCGACCGCCTCATCAAGGCGGGCGAGATGACCCTGGAGCAGTACGAGGCGCTCGATAAAGAGGTGATCGACGAGATCGAGAACGAGGTGATCAAGTTCGCCGAGGAGTCGCCCGAGCCCAAGGTCGAGGAACTGGAGAAATACGTGCTGGCGGAAAACGATCCGTACGTTCGCGGGGAGGCGCGCTAA